DNA from Maridesulfovibrio ferrireducens:
GAAATGTGAGCCAGATGTATATGAATATCGAGATATTCCGCCAAAAGAAGATCGCGGGCAACCTGCGCCGCTTCCGCCACATCGGGCTGTCCGGCAAGGCCGAGAAGGCTTGATACTGCCCCCTCGTTCATTCCGGCACCCAGTTCAAGATATGGATCTTCGCAGTGATCGATTACTGGCTTTCCGGTGTCGGAAGCATATTCTAAAGCTCTGCGGAAAAGTTCGGTATTCTTTACGGGTACTCCGTCATTTGAAAAAGCAACGCATCCAGCATCGGCAAGGTCGTGCATGGATGAAAGCTCTTTGGCTTCAAGTCCTTTAGTCAGTGCGCCGACAGGAAAAAGACGTGGACCGTTCGGAAATGCCGCGTGAGCTTTGTTCAACATTTCGGCTGTGATCACGGCATTATCATTTACCGGGCTGGTGTTAGCCATGCACATGATGTTGGAAAAACCGCCGTGTACTGCGGCCTTGAGGCCCGAAGCGATATCTTCTTTATATTCAAAACCGGGTTCTCTCAGATGTGTGTGAACATCCGTAAGGCTCGGCATGAGCAGGTATCCTCTGGCAGCGACAACCTCGGCTCCTTCGTACATAGCGTCTGATGAAGGGATTATATCGAGTATTTTTCCGTCTGCTACGAGGAGATCGACCTCTTCACCTTTCCATACCGCTTTGCGGATAACCAGTTCAGGATTGGTCATAGTCAATTCTCCTTATTATTTCTTGCGAGTGAGATAGAGATAAAGAAGAGCCATACGCACAGCCACACCGCTTGCAACCTGATCAAGCACAAGGCTCGAAGCTGAGTCGGCCAGTGCTGAGTCTATTTCAACGCCGCGGTTCATCGGTCCGGGGTGCAGTATCTTTACATTTGGTGAGGCTAGTTCCACTTGTTTTGGCCCGAGTCCGAAATAGCGTGAGTATTCCCGCACATCAGGAAGAAGTCCGGCTTGCTGTCTTTCAAGCTGCAGTCGCAGACACATGATAGCATCAACGCCTTTAGAAGCCTCGTTTACATCTGAAAAGACTTCTACCGGCCAGCTTTTGATGTTTGGTGGAAGAAGAGTTCTAGGAGCGCAAAATCTTACTTTAGCTCCCATCATGGTGAGCATAATGACATTTGATCTAGCAACTCTGCTATGCGCGATATCTCCCAGGATGAGCACGGTTTTACCTTCCAGCGCGCCCCATTCCTGATAGAGCGTAAAGCCGTCCAGCAGGGCCTGAGTGGGGTGGGCGTGTCTGCCGTCTCCGGCATTGATCACGCTGCAATCAAGTCTTTCGGCAAGGAAAGCCGCTGCCCCGCTTGCCCAGTGACGGATAACAATCCCGTCAATGTTCATGGCCTCCAGAGTCAGAGCCGTATCTTTAAGTGTTTCGCCTTTGGTTAAGCTGCTTGAGCTTTTGGCAAGGGAGAACGTATCGCAGGAAAGTCTTTTTCCTGCCATATCAAAAGAAGTTTTAGTTCTGGTACTTGGTTCGGCAAAAAAAAGGACCACGCTATGGCCTTTTAATGTCGGTACTTTTTTTACCGGACGGGAATTAATTTCTTGAAAGTATGTAGCAGTTTCGAAAATGTGCCACACGTCCTCTTTCGAGAGTTGTGAAATATCCAGCAGGTCTTTGTGTCGCCACTCCATAGCTGTCCTCTGTTTGCGCCTCTTTCGAGACGGGATTAGTGGTTTGCCGTATATAACGGAGTTATTGAAATAAAAGATTCTCAAGATGGGCGGGGACGGTCGCAAAGACCGGCCTTTTGCCAACTTCGAGAGATCCGTATAAATCTTCTATCATTAATGATTTGGCACCGTTTTTAGTGACCATTGATAAAGCTTGTTGTGATGTAAGCTTTATATTGATCTCTTTTAAAAGATATTCCAGTTCATTCCACATATTAAGATCGTGGTTGGATGCAATACTGTCAGTGCCCAAACATGTGTTAATACCTGAATTAATGATCTTTTCCCACGGAGCACGTCCTTCACCGATGAATTCATTGCTGCGTGGACACAGGCAGACGTTGGTTCCGGTGTCTGCTAAAATTTTTATATCACTTTCAGAAACCTTGACGCAATGAATCGCAAGGGTTGATTCATCAAGTATTCCAAGTGAATGAACGTATTCTACAGGGGACAGTCCTTTGCTTCCGCAATCAGACAGCATCCCGGCTTTCCTGAGCATTTCGGCGAAAGGTCCGGTTCCCTGCCCGACGATTTCGTCTTCTTCTTCATTTTCTGCCAAATGAATTGAGAAGGGGCGTTTTGCCGCAGAATCAGCTTTTTTTACCGCGATTAAAAGCTCTCCACAAGTTGAGTGGGGAGCGTGTCCTGCTCCGGCCGTTCTGCCCAGCGGATAAATCTTGTCAGGAAAAAAAGATGCTCCTGCTTTTGGAATTTTCTGGCCTATAGCTTCGCAGAAACTGTAAAAACCAATCCCGGATTCGTTCATCAGATCAGACATTTTTGAACAGTTGTAGGTAGAGATATCCGCACAAAAAACTGTTCCACTTTCAAGCATGCCGGACAAAGTCTTATTGATGGCATCTGTTTCAATCTCGTAAGTAGGGTTTTTCAGGAGTGATGTAATCCAAGACATGAACCCTTGGCCTTGAACAGTTTTTCCCTCGAGATGAGAAAGCTCAAGGTGAACGTGTGCATTGATAAGGCCGGGAACAATAGTCACATCTCCGAGGTCTGTTACGTCGCCGGAAAAATGGTTTTTAATAGAAGGCCATGTTCCCGTTTCCAGAATTTCGGTTTCGTTGTGGATCAGAGCAAAGTCGTGGATAAGACTTTCTCCGGATTTCATTGTGACGGCTCTAGCCGCTCTTATACATTTGTTCATGGGCAAAAAAATGCCGGGCCATGAGGCCCGGCTATGTTTACTTATGGTTTTTCATAAAAGACATAATTAGTGGAGTAGTCACTGAATTCGAAATAGACTTTCTTTTCGTCAGGATCTTTTATGCCGTTGAAGTTGGCATCAAGGACTCCGTAGCCGAAACGGTAAGGGCGCTCATATTTTTCGTTGGTTCCGGTTGCGGTGGAGAGTTTGTCAATTTTTACAAATTTTCTGACGAGCTTTCCGCCGGAATAAACTTCAAGAACTCCGTTAACGCCGGTCCAGTTCTGAATAGATCTGCCGATTTTATTTTGAGTTTCTTGAGTACATCCTGCGAGTAAAGCAAAAGATACGAGAGCAAGTACTGCAAGTATGGTCTTAGTTCTGTTCACTGAGGACCTCCTGAGAGTCTTCGCCGCATTGCGCGACAAGCTGGAAGTTCATACATCTTTTTATGATTAAAGCAAAGGATGTCAGTAGTGGTTCCTCGCTTTTTTAACCGATATTAACCCGCTATTCTGCGGCTGGATACCATAGATAATGAAAGCCGGCTTTAGGTGGCAGAAGATGTCCGGCATCTATATTTATAAGAGCAGGAGCAACTGCTTGAGATGATGCTGAATTGTACAAAGTGTCATTAGGGTATGTTTTACGTTTGTAAGTTATCACCTTCGCATTTTGTGGAATTCCGGCAAGTTCGCAGGCTTTTGCTACCGCATCGGGAACATAGCCTATGCTGTCTACAAGGCCGACTTTTTTCGCGCCGTCAGCACTGAAAATCTGTGCCGTGAATACTTGTTCCATATTTGTTTTTGATACAGAGCGATGATTTTGAACAAGAGTCTTAAATCTGTTCGCGTAATTGGTGATAATTTTATTTATAATTTCTTTCTGCTCTGGGGTGTCCGGTTTAAAAGGGAATCCCATATCTTTATTGCGGCCTGATTTGGAGACCTCAACAGAAACGCCGATCTTATCCATTAGTCCATCAAATTTGGGGCGGATGAAAATAACTCCGATTGACCCCGTCAAAGTTGTCGGGTGTGCCATGATCTCATCGGCAGGAAGGCTGACATAGTATCCGCCGGAAGCTGCTACATCCATCATTGATACAACTATTTTTGCACCGGTTTTTTTCTTAAACAGCATGAGCTCATTATATAAGACATCGCTCGCTGTGACCGAGCCTCCCGGAGAATTGATTTTGAGCACCACAGCTTTGATGTCATCGTCTTTTTCTGCGAGTTTCAGGCGCGAGGAAACTTCCTGCACCAGACTGGGCCTTGCAGCGAAAAGTCCTCTTTTAGGCCGATCAGATATTGTTCCGTCGATTGAGATTACTAGAACTTTATCGGAAGCTTCGCCTTGAATGGTCTTTTCCAGTAGTGGATCAGTGCCATCAGGAAACAAGCTCATTTTGGGCTGGCAACCACAAATCAGAGTTGTAGTCAGCAGTATCAAAAGTAATATTTTTTTCATTTGGGAGCACTCCGTTTTTTTGTTTAAAAATAGCAGAACAGGAGTGTTTAAGCAAAGGATGTATGTTTTAAAGAAAGCAGAAATGAGTAAGGCCCCTTGAAAAGTGATTTTTAAGGGGCCTGATGTGACGGGTTCAGTATATTTAAATTAGCAAGGTGCTAAGACATGCGTGCTAGTTGACGTCTGTACTCTGGAGATATGTTAAGTCTTTCGATGTCGCGAAGATTAACAAGATTCCCTCTCATTTTTGCACGGGACTGCTGTCCGCTACGGATACATAAGATTGTCCAAGCTGGAAGCCAAAGTCCGAAAGTTGCGAGGGTAAGAACAGCGTGTAGGCTGTGGTTAACATTACTTCCGCTAAGAGCGTGGCGCTTAGCAGCCCATGCTTTGATAGTTCTTAATGTGTACATATTTATATCCTCAAAAAAACTGGTTGGTTTTGTGTCGTTCACAATTCCCACCTATGTCCGGTCTTAATGCAAGTCAACAGTAATCAATGTATCAGCATCAAAAGTATAGTAAATATTGTTCAGCAATTTGTTTTGTTGTTAACATAACGAAATGTCTGGAATTAATAGTAGGCTTAAAACTGGTTTACGACTTAATTTTCATTTTTATGAAGGATTGATTTAGTAATCATTGCATAGAGCTAAGTCTCTTTTGTTATGTTTTTCATATGTACGGTTTAACAATATTGACAAAAGAATATATGTCTTAATGTTCTGAAATAATGATATTTATTATTATTTACGAGGAAAAGATGACATTTTTGTCATCAGCCGTGCACGAAGATGAAAGCTTTGAGTGATCAGCCAATCACGTCTTCTTAATGTTGTTTGATAGCAGTGTAAATAGTGGTAATGCAGTGTTGATGTATATCTAATGT
Protein-coding regions in this window:
- a CDS encoding dihydroorotase; protein product: MTNPELVIRKAVWKGEEVDLLVADGKILDIIPSSDAMYEGAEVVAARGYLLMPSLTDVHTHLREPGFEYKEDIASGLKAAVHGGFSNIMCMANTSPVNDNAVITAEMLNKAHAAFPNGPRLFPVGALTKGLEAKELSSMHDLADAGCVAFSNDGVPVKNTELFRRALEYASDTGKPVIDHCEDPYLELGAGMNEGAVSSLLGLAGQPDVAEAAQVARDLLLAEYLDIHIHLAHISCRKSIDLIAWAKKRGVKVTAETCPHYLLLTEEAVEGYGTDTKVNPPLRTADDVEALLQAIREGIIDMFATDHAPHAAHEKEVEFMVAPCGISGLDSALSLTWELVASGKITFDDFIRMWTTAPCETFGLPLNSFKKGDVADFFLFAPDEEWTLSPETMHSKGKNTPFLGQTLKGRVISHFLGGKKIV
- a CDS encoding aspartate carbamoyltransferase catalytic subunit, which gives rise to MEWRHKDLLDISQLSKEDVWHIFETATYFQEINSRPVKKVPTLKGHSVVLFFAEPSTRTKTSFDMAGKRLSCDTFSLAKSSSSLTKGETLKDTALTLEAMNIDGIVIRHWASGAAAFLAERLDCSVINAGDGRHAHPTQALLDGFTLYQEWGALEGKTVLILGDIAHSRVARSNVIMLTMMGAKVRFCAPRTLLPPNIKSWPVEVFSDVNEASKGVDAIMCLRLQLERQQAGLLPDVREYSRYFGLGPKQVELASPNVKILHPGPMNRGVEIDSALADSASSLVLDQVASGVAVRMALLYLYLTRKK
- a CDS encoding amidohydrolase family protein; the encoded protein is MKSGESLIHDFALIHNETEILETGTWPSIKNHFSGDVTDLGDVTIVPGLINAHVHLELSHLEGKTVQGQGFMSWITSLLKNPTYEIETDAINKTLSGMLESGTVFCADISTYNCSKMSDLMNESGIGFYSFCEAIGQKIPKAGASFFPDKIYPLGRTAGAGHAPHSTCGELLIAVKKADSAAKRPFSIHLAENEEEDEIVGQGTGPFAEMLRKAGMLSDCGSKGLSPVEYVHSLGILDESTLAIHCVKVSESDIKILADTGTNVCLCPRSNEFIGEGRAPWEKIINSGINTCLGTDSIASNHDLNMWNELEYLLKEINIKLTSQQALSMVTKNGAKSLMIEDLYGSLEVGKRPVFATVPAHLENLLFQ
- the sppA gene encoding signal peptide peptidase SppA codes for the protein MKKILLLILLTTTLICGCQPKMSLFPDGTDPLLEKTIQGEASDKVLVISIDGTISDRPKRGLFAARPSLVQEVSSRLKLAEKDDDIKAVVLKINSPGGSVTASDVLYNELMLFKKKTGAKIVVSMMDVAASGGYYVSLPADEIMAHPTTLTGSIGVIFIRPKFDGLMDKIGVSVEVSKSGRNKDMGFPFKPDTPEQKEIINKIITNYANRFKTLVQNHRSVSKTNMEQVFTAQIFSADGAKKVGLVDSIGYVPDAVAKACELAGIPQNAKVITYKRKTYPNDTLYNSASSQAVAPALINIDAGHLLPPKAGFHYLWYPAAE